The Levilactobacillus namurensis genomic interval TTTGCGCCAACTCATACGCGTCGGCCTGGGAAACTTCCGTGACCACGGTCTGGGCGTGAGCGGCTAAGTCGGACTGTAGATGCATTGCCAGGGCCTGATTACGGCCGGATTGGCTGGCGAAGATAATTTGAATCGTAGGTGTCATAAGTTTGAACTCCTTGTACGTGTCCACCCCGGCATCCGGGCGCGGTTAAATTGACAATCGAATTTCCGATTTTTGATTATAACCTATTTGCGGAAAACCCCCTAGTCATATTGCTCAACTTTTCAAAAAAATTATCGATAATATAGAAGTGAACTTATTTCACAAGTCATGATTCCGCTCACAATCCCGTTCTCATCGGTTTTTGATTGGTCGTCACGCCATGACCAGTTTCTCATCAACTTCCAACCTAAACTTACCACTTTTACCGTCTCAGGCCCCAAATTTTGCTTGGCGGGGTCAAAACTGGTCGACCACGCCAAGTCGGTGAGCAGAACCTCGAGCGGATGGTCTCAGAACCGGATAAAAACGCGTCTGGACCTGTTCGCCCAGACGCGTCGCTTACTGCTTATTTGGATGACCGATGCTGCCGGAAGTAGGCCTTGATCTCGGCATCCGAGTAGCTGTGCTGCGGCAACTGTTGAACTCGCCGACGTTGCCAATCCGTGAGGCCCTTCCCCACTAGGACCAGCCCAGATCCCACCAAGATGCCGCCCAGGGCGGACCCGTTAAACGGCTGGCCCGTCGACAGCCACTCCGTCACTACGGTCGCTGCCAACATCCAGGCATCCACCCAGAGGACCCGCTTGACCAACTGCCTCCAAGTCCGTGACTTTTTAGTCATGCTCATCTCTCCCCATTTTAGGTTTCCCCTATAGCGTAACGCCCCTTCGTGCCGCCAGCAACTCAACACACCTACCCAGCGCCAAAAAGGGAGCGGAGTTGGCCATCTCTGGGCACACGTTCCAGCCTCTTCAGGTCCAAATGACCATAATCTGGTCTTGGTTAAACTTAGAAATATACTAAAATCAGCTCTGTAAAACCAAAATAGGTTTACAGAGCTGATTTGAATAACGGTGAAATATCTGGCGCTGACAGTCGAACGGAGACTGTTGGACTTCAAGACTGTCATATAAACCAATTACCGTTGTGATGGTCATCCGCCTACCGGGCGGCCAGACAAGGCTGGAACGCCGTGGGCACAACTTGAAGCCCACAGTGCAGGTCTTCAAGCTTGGCCTTTTCCTAGGCGAGCTAAGGAACGCTCACCAAGGAAAATTTCACGGCTGAGCCTTGTCTGGCCGTCCTCTCGGCTTACAGTCGTGAAATCATAGCGAAACATGATTTGCCAACGGGCCGTAGTGGTTGGTATGAATAAGGTTGCCACCCGTTTGTAGCCATGGCGCAAGTATGATGCCTACCACGGACTCGAGGTCTGATAAGATTTACGCCTTAGTGTTTTAGTTTAACAGTCCCACCCGGTGATATTTTCAATTTCGGACGTCAAGAAACACTGTTTTTGATACGCTCAATTTAGCCGTGAGGTTGGGTCTGAAGAGGCTCAGTGGTGTCGTTTGGGTTAGTCAGCGTTTTTCAGCTGGCTTACCCAAAGGCCGAGCTTGAAGACATGGGGTTTTCAGGGCTCCAAGTCGTGCCCACCACGCTCCAGCCTCTTCAGGCCCAACCGGTAAGGCGGGGGAATACCACACTGGCTAAACCTAAAAAAGGAGCCCGGACGTTTGGCCCTAGGCTCCTCTCCGCGGCAATCATGCCGACAATTTTCATTTAGTTAATGGCGACTCCCGCAAGAGTTCCCGAACTTGGTCCGTGGTCCGCGTCTCCATCATGGCGTTGCGGAGTTCCGCAGCGTGCGGTTGGCTCCGGACGTAGATCTTGAAGAAACGCTTCAAGGACGCAAACCGTTGGGTATCGAACCGCTCGGAGAAGTCATCGTAGAGGTCCAATTGATAGTTCAACAGGCCCAACAATTCCTTCACGTCGTGGTCCTGCGGCGTCTTTTCGAAGGCGAAGGGGCTGGTGAAGATGCCCCGGCCGATCATGATGCCGTCGACCCCCGGATGAGCGGCCGCCAAGGCACATCCATCCTGGTAGTTTTCAATATCTCCGTTAATCTGCAGTAACGTGTGCGGAGCAACTTGGTCCCGTAAGGCCACGATGTCGTCGATCAGTTCATAATGCGCACCGACCCGGCTCATTTCCTTCTTAGTCCGCAAGTGGACCGTTAACAGCGGTATGTCCTGTTCTAATAAGAACTGAAGCCAATCGTGCCACTCGTCGACCCGGCTGTAGCCCAGGCGCGTCTTGACGCTGACGGGGAGGCCGGCCGTCTTCGTCGCTGCGATGACCGCTGCGGCGTCCTCGGGGTTGCGAATCAAGTCGCTTCCCCCGTGGTTCTTGATGACGGTGGCATCTGGACACCCCATGTTCAGGTCGATGGCTTCGTAGCCCCGTTCCTTGACGTTGGCCGCTGCCGCTTCGAACGCCTCCGGTTGGTTGCCCCAGAGCTGGACCACGGGAAAGTGGGCCTCTTCGGGCGCCACGTAGAGCCGGCCCTGGACCGTGAACTTGGCCTTGGGATGGGTCACGCTAATGGCGTTGGTGAATTCCGTGAAGAAAACGTCGGGGGCAGCAGCCCGAGCGACGACCCGGCGGAAAATAGCGTTGGTCACGGCTTCCATGGGCGCCAGTGAGAAGAACGGCCGATGTTCGGCCTGGGCGTGGGCGGCAATTTTTTGCCAGTAAGTTAATTCAGACACGATTAAAAATCTCCTTATCTCATTCAGATCACGTGTCACGGTGCTGGCTACTGCGACACAAGTCCCTCTATTCTACCATCTCCGTCAAGTCCTGTGAAAACTAACGCACTGTAATGTCCCCATCGTCGCCCGTGATGAAGCGGTACTGGACCTTGGCGTGCGGCCGGACCCGAGCAGTGGCCCCCCGCGAACGTCCGAAGAGTTCGATGTCGCTATCCGTGGAGCCCTGAACGGAAACCCCGGCCGTGGCGGGAACCATGCCCGACAGGTCGCCCTCGTAACTTTGAACCGTTAACGTCTTCGCCACCTGATTATCACGGACCGTGATATCGCCATCGGACGTGCGGAGGTCCCCGCCGCCCAATTCGGTCATTTCTAAGGTGATGTCACCGTCTAGCGAATTCAAAACGTTGGCCGTACTCTTAAACTGACTCTGACGGACTTGGATATCCCCGTAAGACGTCTTGGCCGTGACCTTGGGAGCCGTCACGTTGGTCAAGTAGATGTCCGCATCCCCTTGGGAGAGGTCCAGGGCCTTTTTAAACTGAACGTTCTTGGCCTGGAAGTTGCCTCCCGTCCGACCAGTCACGCGTTGGACCGTCAAGTCTTCCAACCGTACCGTCCAGCTCTTCTGGAGCGTCAAGACCTTCAGCTGATCCGATTGTGGGACCGTGATGGTGATGGCGCCATCGGTATCGAAGGCCTCATCGTCACCGGTAATCGCTAACCCGTTGAGCGTAACGCCGCGTTGGCGCTGGTCGCCGCCACTGACCGTTAACGTCCCATCGTGGACCTTAGTGGTCACGGGATGGCGCCGGCGATTGGCCGCCTGTTGCTGGACCGTCACTTGGTTCACACTCCCCGGCTTGACCACGACTGGTAACTTGGTGTTGACCACCAGTCGGTCAAAATCAGCGAGTTTAGTGGTGTGCCGGACCTTCTTGAGGACCACTAGCCGGTTCGTGGTCCGGTCCCAGGTCACCGGCTTGATTCCCTTATGCGCCGTTCCCCAACTGACTAAGATAATACCCACCACAATGGCTGCCACACAGGCAATATAGCGTTTTTTCATGATTGTCCCCCCCGTTTCTTCGGGTGCTTAGGCATCCAGCGGTTATAGACCCACCGACTCAGGTTCGCGAGCCAGCGAATCAGCTGGATTCCGCACCAGACCACGCCTTCGGTAATCAGCCAACTGGCCCCTAGGACAACTAGACCCAGCCCTAGGTAAAAGGCCCCCGTGGCTGGCGCCGTGAAGAGCATCATGATGCCGACGACTACGCCCACGACCCCACTGGCCAGGCCGGCGAATAGCAGGCCAAATCCGGCCGCTACGATGCCCAGGATGACCGCCCCCACAGCTACGATCAAGGCGCCTAAGACCAGCACGATGGGGATGGTCACGGGCGTAGACAGCAACGCTAAGATAATCAGCCAGATCATCCGCACGTTATCCTTGGTCCCCGGCCGTTTCTGGGCTGCGGCGGCGCTCTTCTGATCCGCCTGGGTGTTCATCTTAATTGAATAATCCGCCAGGGCTTTCCGGGCGACCGACTGGGGCGTTCCTAACGCGTCCACGGCGCCCTGATAACTGGTGATGCCGGCGTCTTGTAGGTACTCCCGGTAGTATTCCACGAC includes:
- a CDS encoding tRNA-dihydrouridine synthase is translated as MSELTYWQKIAAHAQAEHRPFFSLAPMEAVTNAIFRRVVARAAAPDVFFTEFTNAISVTHPKAKFTVQGRLYVAPEEAHFPVVQLWGNQPEAFEAAAANVKERGYEAIDLNMGCPDATVIKNHGGSDLIRNPEDAAAVIAATKTAGLPVSVKTRLGYSRVDEWHDWLQFLLEQDIPLLTVHLRTKKEMSRVGAHYELIDDIVALRDQVAPHTLLQINGDIENYQDGCALAAAHPGVDGIMIGRGIFTSPFAFEKTPQDHDVKELLGLLNYQLDLYDDFSERFDTQRFASLKRFFKIYVRSQPHAAELRNAMMETRTTDQVRELLRESPLTK
- a CDS encoding DUF4097 domain-containing protein is translated as MKKRYIACVAAIVVGIILVSWGTAHKGIKPVTWDRTTNRLVVLKKVRHTTKLADFDRLVVNTKLPVVVKPGSVNQVTVQQQAANRRRHPVTTKVHDGTLTVSGGDQRQRGVTLNGLAITGDDEAFDTDGAITITVPQSDQLKVLTLQKSWTVRLEDLTVQRVTGRTGGNFQAKNVQFKKALDLSQGDADIYLTNVTAPKVTAKTSYGDIQVRQSQFKSTANVLNSLDGDITLEMTELGGGDLRTSDGDITVRDNQVAKTLTVQSYEGDLSGMVPATAGVSVQGSTDSDIELFGRSRGATARVRPHAKVQYRFITGDDGDITVR
- a CDS encoding DUF1700 domain-containing protein, which encodes MDEYIQALQRLLMQLTTAEQQDVVEYYREYLQDAGITSYQGAVDALGTPQSVARKALADYSIKMNTQADQKSAAAAQKRPGTKDNVRMIWLIILALLSTPVTIPIVLVLGALIVAVGAVILGIVAAGFGLLFAGLASGVVGVVVGIMMLFTAPATGAFYLGLGLVVLGASWLITEGVVWCGIQLIRWLANLSRWVYNRWMPKHPKKRGGQS